The following coding sequences are from one Dermacentor silvarum isolate Dsil-2018 chromosome 4, BIME_Dsil_1.4, whole genome shotgun sequence window:
- the LOC125945027 gene encoding uncharacterized protein LOC125945027: MTVKTISYRTLTSDDILFYTGIPVAVFDKLVLALKTQDKTVCKVLTIEDQLLLTLMRLRLGLLCGDLARRFEVSVAYISRTSSRVLDDLVKIMQEVVVWLPRSRLRASMPESFRNSEYSRTTCIFDCTEALMQRPRKLMARSQSYSQYKGANTMKFLTVIAPNGFIMFVSDVYGGRASDKYIVKTCGVEEYLLPGDEIMADRGFKLDPHLEVQGIKMNRPAFTKGRYPQ, from the coding sequence ATGACCGTGAAAACTATTTCCTATCGAACACTGACCAGTGATGACATTCTTTTTTACACTGGCATTCCTGTCGCTGTATTTGACAAACTCGTGTTAGCACTGAAGACTCAGGACAAGACAGTCTGCAAGGTCTTGACCATCGAAGACCAGCTGCTATTGACCCTCATGAGGCTTAGACTTGGCCTCCTTTGTGGAGATCTAGCAAGACGATTCGAGGTCTCAGTCGCTTATATTTCTAGAACATCTTCGAGAGTGCTGGACGACCTGGTGAAGATCATGCAAGAAGTTGTTGTATGGCTGCCCCGCTCAAGGTTGCGGGCAAGCATGCCAGAGAGTTTCAGAAACAGTGAGTACAGTCGTACAACATGCATATTTGACTGCACTGAGGCACTAATGCAAAGGCCACGGAAACTGATGGCCAGATCCCAAAGTTACAGCCAATACAAGGGTGCAAACACAATGAAATTTCTTACCGTCATAGCACCAAATGGATTTATAATGTTCGTGTCAGATGTGTATGGAGGCAGGGCCTCAGACAAATACATTGTAAAGACATGTGGAGTGGAAGAATACCTCCTTCCAGGGGACGAGATAATGGCAGACCGCGGTTTCAAGCTTGACCCTCATCTTGAAGTTCAAGGGATTAAAATGAACAGGCCTGCATTCACAAAAGGTAGGTATCCACAATAG
- the LOC119448946 gene encoding uncharacterized protein LOC119448946: MATVARTNSSTQPGASGPRTLSAGDTIDIDGVTYMHPMCVNIWVDDVKAWPSVSSAHIVCYLIRSKACDLKEAEAYKSLDSYNFVQSGWVGQVLCHNVNKDVVYLKADVRPSQAINQKPWTAWACVRHTGQVITAGCSCMAGKARVCSHVGALLWKVDMAVTSGMTGTSCTDQAAQWNRGTKRNVEPVLLEDMDFKLQKQTVESENKAPKPSRKFHHFGNDEELINYIRSKPFSDLFNIPAL; this comes from the exons ATGGCCACAGTGGCTAGAACGAACAGCAGCACGCAGCCAGGAGCCAGCGGGCCCCGCACATTGTCGGCTGGGGATACGATCGACATCG ATGGCGTGACCTACATGCACCCAATGTGCGTCAACATCTGGGTGGACGACGTGAAGGCATGGCCAAGTGTGTCCAGTGCCCACATTGTGTGCTACCTCATAAGGAGCAAGGCATGTGACCTCAAGGAAGCAGAGGCATACAAAAGCCTAGACTCCTACAATTTTGTGCAGAGTGGCTGGGTTGGCCAGGTGCTTTGTCACAATGTTAACAAAGACGTTGTGTACCTCAAGGCGGATGTTCGACCCTCGCAGGCCATAAATCAAAAGCCTTGGACAGCATGGGCTTGTGTCAGGCACACCGGCCAGGTAATCACTGCTGGATGCTCATGTATGGCTGGGAAAGCAAGGGTTtgcagccatgttggtgcacTACTGTGGAAAGTCGATATGGCTGTCACGTCAGGAATGACCGGCACATCATGTACTGACCAAGCAGCTCAGTGGAACAGGGGAACAAAGAGGAATGTGGAACCTGTCCTGCTTGAAGATATGGACTTTAAGCTCCAAAAACAAACTGTGGAATCCGAAAATAAAGCACCAAAACCCTCAAGAAAGTTTCATCACTTCGGAAATGATGAAGAGCTGATAAACTACATCAGGAGCAAACCATTCTCAGATCTCTTCAACATTCCAG CTCTTTAA